In the genome of Flavobacteriales bacterium TMED191, one region contains:
- a CDS encoding biotin--[acetyl-CoA-carboxylase] ligase: protein MHTCFDHISYFESLDSSNDYLIELYKSSSVLSPLTIYVDHQIKGRGNMSKTWFSGKFGLTFSFSINILNQQFAFDYNMITTIAIIKLLHNLDIQAYIKYPNDIVVSGRKIAGVLTEVINVESKKYAIIGVGLNVNNKLFPNSIQNATSLHQLLLQTSNKHDIFKSLIFNIKNLMISYCNQEFDLTKLFLSHLKASHTYVSAFLKGKKGFFKILHLTRQGILTIEESGAKCKYTVSSNDISFVLS, encoded by the coding sequence ATGCATACATGTTTTGATCATATTAGTTATTTTGAAAGTTTAGATTCTTCTAATGATTATTTAATTGAATTATATAAAAGCTCTTCTGTACTTAGCCCTTTGACTATCTATGTTGATCATCAGATAAAAGGCCGTGGAAATATGAGTAAAACATGGTTTTCAGGAAAATTTGGTTTAACCTTTAGTTTTTCAATCAATATTCTAAACCAACAGTTTGCCTTTGATTATAACATGATAACTACTATTGCAATAATTAAATTATTACATAATTTAGATATTCAAGCATACATTAAGTATCCCAATGACATAGTAGTCAGTGGTAGAAAAATAGCGGGTGTATTGACAGAAGTTATTAATGTTGAATCCAAGAAATATGCAATTATAGGCGTTGGATTAAATGTAAATAATAAATTATTTCCTAATTCAATTCAAAATGCTACATCTCTTCATCAGTTATTGTTGCAAACTAGCAATAAGCATGACATATTTAAGTCTTTAATATTTAATATAAAGAATTTAATGATTAGTTATTGTAATCAGGAATTTGACTTAACTAAGTTGTTTTTGTCACATCTTAAAGCAAGTCACACTTATGTAAGTGCTTTCTTAAAGGGTAAAAAGGGGTTTTTTAAGATTTTACATTTGACTAGACAGGGGATATTAACAATTGAGGAGAGTGGTGCTAAATGTAAATATACTGTATCGTCAAATGATATAAGTTTTGTCTTGTCTTAA
- the rsfS gene encoding ribosome silencing factor translates to MKIIQKNKNITLIVEGIKEIKGEDVTIISLDEINNAPCSYFIICSANSITKINAIANNIEKLLLKKLNLKIWRQEGRESNWRILDYFDIIIHIFQKETRKKYQLEELWADGLIQKIN, encoded by the coding sequence ATTAAGATAATACAAAAAAATAAAAACATAACTTTGATAGTTGAGGGAATCAAAGAAATAAAAGGAGAAGATGTCACTATTATCAGTCTAGATGAAATTAATAATGCGCCTTGTTCTTATTTTATTATATGTAGTGCAAACTCAATTACAAAAATTAATGCAATAGCAAACAATATTGAAAAGTTATTACTAAAGAAATTGAATCTAAAAATATGGAGACAAGAAGGAAGAGAATCTAATTGGAGAATTTTAGATTATTTTGATATAATAATTCATATATTTCAAAAAGAAACAAGAAAAAAATACCAATTAGAAGAATTATGGGCAGATGGTCTAATTCAAAAAATAAATTAA
- a CDS encoding ATP-dependent metallopeptidase FtsH/Yme1/Tma family protein, translating to MSKKKKSVQNFNFYWIYAAIALLFIVLQLFNTISAPLKKINKQKFLTEFLIEGEVEKVTIVNNEFVEVFIKQNKLDQGKHQEIIKNPSRINNGPHYFFNITSGEQFEDDLKDFYKENNQIAVNEQIVPDVDTRKDIFGDIIGWIIPLIIMLGIWIYIMRRMSGGGSTGGTIFNIGKSKAELFDKDTNEKTNFNDVAGLEGAKEEVKEVVDFLKNPKKYTSLGGKIPKGVLLVGPPGTGKTLLAKAVAGEAKVPFFSLSGSDFVEMFVGVGASRVRDLFKTAKSKSPSIVFIDEIDAIGRSRGKNQITGANDERENTLNQLLTEMDGFGTNHHVIVIAATNRADVLDKALVRAGRFDRQIYVDLPEISERKEIFKVHTKNLKITKNLDLDFLAKQTPGFSGADIANLCNESALIAARKNKKQISKEDFLDAVDRIVGGVERKNKLMTLEEREIIAYHESGHAIVSWMLKHAAPLVKVTIVPRGKSLGAAWYLPEERQITRTEQILDEMCATLGGRAAEEIIYNKISTGALSDLEKVSKQAKAMVLIYGFNKTIGNVTYYDSTGEQTFSKPYSEDTAKKIDAEIKKIIEKEYDRAKKILKKYKKSLTELAELLLNKEVIFKEDLEKILGKRKWQAVEKININKLRK from the coding sequence GTGAGTAAAAAAAAGAAAAGCGTTCAAAATTTCAATTTCTATTGGATTTATGCAGCTATAGCATTATTATTTATTGTATTACAATTATTTAATACAATATCTGCTCCTCTAAAAAAAATTAATAAACAAAAATTTCTAACAGAGTTTTTAATTGAGGGTGAAGTTGAAAAAGTTACAATTGTCAATAATGAATTTGTTGAAGTATTTATCAAACAAAACAAACTAGATCAAGGCAAACACCAGGAAATCATAAAAAATCCAAGCAGAATAAATAATGGACCTCATTATTTTTTTAATATCACTAGTGGTGAACAATTTGAAGATGACTTAAAAGATTTTTACAAAGAAAATAATCAAATTGCTGTGAATGAACAAATCGTACCAGACGTTGATACTCGAAAAGATATTTTTGGAGATATCATTGGCTGGATAATTCCTTTAATTATCATGCTAGGAATTTGGATATATATTATGAGAAGAATGAGTGGAGGAGGTTCTACAGGTGGAACAATTTTTAACATTGGTAAATCAAAAGCTGAATTATTTGACAAAGATACAAATGAAAAAACCAACTTCAATGATGTAGCTGGTCTTGAAGGTGCAAAAGAAGAAGTAAAAGAAGTAGTTGATTTTTTAAAAAACCCAAAAAAATACACGTCATTAGGAGGCAAAATACCTAAAGGAGTCCTATTAGTTGGCCCTCCAGGAACAGGAAAAACACTACTAGCAAAAGCAGTTGCAGGAGAAGCAAAGGTTCCATTTTTCTCCCTCAGCGGATCTGATTTCGTAGAAATGTTTGTTGGAGTCGGTGCATCTAGAGTAAGAGATCTATTTAAAACTGCAAAAAGTAAATCACCTTCTATTGTATTTATTGATGAAATTGATGCCATTGGAAGAAGCAGAGGAAAAAATCAAATCACTGGCGCCAATGATGAAAGAGAAAATACATTAAATCAACTTTTAACAGAAATGGATGGTTTTGGCACAAACCATCATGTCATCGTAATTGCAGCAACAAATAGGGCTGATGTACTTGACAAAGCTCTTGTTCGTGCTGGTAGATTTGACCGTCAAATATATGTTGACCTACCAGAAATATCTGAAAGAAAGGAGATTTTCAAAGTACACACTAAAAACTTGAAAATCACCAAAAATTTAGATTTAGATTTTCTTGCAAAACAAACTCCAGGATTTAGTGGCGCTGATATTGCCAATTTATGTAATGAATCTGCATTAATTGCAGCACGAAAAAATAAAAAGCAAATATCCAAAGAAGATTTTCTTGATGCTGTTGATAGAATTGTAGGCGGGGTAGAAAGAAAAAATAAATTAATGACATTAGAGGAGAGGGAAATTATTGCATATCATGAATCAGGACATGCTATTGTTAGTTGGATGCTAAAACATGCAGCTCCGTTAGTAAAAGTAACAATAGTACCAAGAGGAAAATCCTTAGGTGCTGCATGGTACTTACCAGAGGAAAGACAAATAACTAGAACAGAACAAATACTAGATGAAATGTGTGCAACACTTGGCGGGAGGGCTGCAGAAGAAATCATATATAATAAAATATCGACAGGTGCCTTAAGTGACTTAGAGAAGGTTTCTAAACAAGCTAAAGCAATGGTATTAATTTATGGATTTAACAAAACAATTGGGAACGTTACATATTATGACTCTACTGGTGAACAAACATTTAGCAAACCCTACAGTGAAGATACAGCAAAGAAGATTGATGCAGAAATTAAAAAAATTATTGAAAAGGAATATGATCGAGCAAAAAAAATTCTTAAAAAGTATAAAAAATCTCTAACAGAATTAGCAGAATTACTTTTAAATAAAGAAGTCATCTTCAAAGAAGATCTAGAAAAAATCCTTGGCAAAAGAAAATGGCAAGCTGTTGAGAAAATCAATATTAATAAGTTAAGAAAATAA
- a CDS encoding 30S ribosomal protein S20 yields MANHKSTKKRIRSNQTKNEGNKYFHKTVRNALRSAFSDSPKEGLEKNKIVSMIDKLEKKNIIHKNKAARLKSKLMKKSS; encoded by the coding sequence ATGGCAAATCATAAATCAACAAAAAAAAGAATTCGTTCAAATCAGACTAAAAATGAAGGTAATAAATATTTTCATAAAACTGTTAGAAATGCATTGAGGTCAGCTTTTTCTGATTCACCTAAGGAGGGTCTTGAAAAAAATAAGATTGTTTCAATGATTGATAAGTTAGAGAAAAAGAATATAATTCATAAAAATAAGGCTGCTCGTTTAAAATCTAAATTAATGAAAAAAAGTAGTTAA
- a CDS encoding proline--tRNA ligase: MSKKLTKRSEDFSKWYNDIVLHADLAENSGVRGCMVIKPYGFAIWEEMKAILDRKFKETGHVNAYFPLFIPKSFFTKEASHVDGFAKECAVVTHYRLKSSDSGDIVVDQDAKLEEELIVRPTSETIIWDTYKRWIKSYRDLPLLINQWANVVRWEMRTRLFLRTSEFLWQEGHTAHSTEQEAIDETKKILSIYKEFIEQTLCIPVLDGLKTDSEKFAGAEQTYCVEALMQDGKALQAGTSHFLGQNFAKAFDVKFANKEGKLEHVWASSWGVSTRLMGALVMTHSDDNGLVLPPSLAPFQVVLIPIYHNKEEYNEVTSCLKDISHSLRQKNIRVKEDFRDTHKPGWKFSEYELKGVPIRIALGPRDLQNKTVEVCRRDTLSKYNVSLNDIVDSVLDTLSQIQESIFENAKEFRKKNTFIVDNFDDFEDKISLGGFVLAHWDGSSETEDEIKKRTKATIRCIPTNLESEEGKCVLTGNPSLKRVVFAKSY, encoded by the coding sequence ATGTCAAAAAAATTAACAAAACGATCCGAGGACTTTTCAAAATGGTATAATGATATTGTTTTACATGCTGATTTGGCTGAAAATTCTGGTGTCAGAGGTTGTATGGTTATTAAACCATATGGATTTGCAATTTGGGAAGAAATGAAGGCAATTCTTGATCGTAAGTTTAAAGAAACTGGTCATGTTAATGCCTATTTCCCACTTTTTATTCCTAAATCCTTTTTTACTAAAGAAGCTAGTCATGTTGATGGTTTTGCAAAGGAGTGTGCTGTAGTTACACATTATCGCTTAAAAAGTAGTGATTCTGGTGATATTGTTGTTGATCAGGATGCAAAATTAGAAGAAGAGTTAATTGTTAGGCCCACATCTGAAACTATTATTTGGGATACTTATAAGAGATGGATTAAGTCATATCGAGATTTACCATTATTAATTAACCAATGGGCAAATGTTGTTAGGTGGGAAATGCGTACACGACTTTTTTTAAGGACTTCGGAATTTTTATGGCAAGAGGGACATACTGCTCATTCAACTGAACAAGAAGCTATCGATGAAACAAAGAAGATATTATCAATTTATAAAGAATTTATTGAACAAACTTTATGTATACCTGTTTTAGATGGTTTAAAAACTGATTCAGAAAAATTTGCAGGCGCAGAACAAACTTATTGTGTCGAGGCATTAATGCAAGATGGAAAGGCTCTTCAAGCTGGTACTTCACATTTTTTAGGACAAAATTTCGCAAAAGCTTTCGATGTCAAGTTTGCTAATAAAGAAGGAAAGCTCGAACATGTTTGGGCAAGTTCTTGGGGAGTTTCAACAAGATTGATGGGTGCTTTAGTTATGACTCATTCAGATGATAATGGATTAGTTTTACCACCTAGTTTAGCTCCGTTTCAGGTAGTTTTAATTCCGATATATCACAATAAAGAAGAATATAACGAGGTTACTTCTTGTTTAAAAGATATCAGTCATAGTCTACGACAAAAAAATATTAGAGTTAAGGAAGATTTTAGAGATACTCATAAGCCAGGTTGGAAGTTTTCAGAATATGAACTTAAGGGTGTGCCAATTAGGATCGCTTTAGGCCCAAGAGATTTACAAAATAAAACAGTTGAAGTATGTAGGCGAGATACGCTAAGCAAATACAATGTGTCATTGAATGATATTGTAGATTCTGTTTTAGATACTTTATCCCAAATTCAAGAATCAATATTTGAAAATGCAAAGGAATTTAGAAAAAAAAATACGTTCATCGTAGATAATTTTGATGACTTTGAAGATAAAATTAGTTTAGGGGGGTTTGTATTAGCCCATTGGGATGGATCCTCAGAGACTGAGGACGAAATAAAAAAGAGAACTAAAGCTACTATTAGATGCATACCTACTAATTTAGAAAGTGAAGAAGGCAAATGTGTTTTGACAGGTAATCCATCTCTTAAGAGAGTAGTTTTTGCTAAATCATATTAG
- a CDS encoding Nif3-like dinuclear metal center hexameric protein yields the protein MKLFEISNYLDTRVPLALQEEYDNCGLLIGDKNKEINSVLISLDCTEELVDEAINNNHNLIVSHHPLIFSGVKKIIGSNNVEKIIAKAIKYDIAIYAMHTNLDNIHGGVSFQIAEKINLINSKILKPKSNIITKITVYCPTTHTEQVKNALFDSGAGTISEFYDRCAFVSNGQGFFRPLEGASPFSGNIGKDSSSKEDKIEMIFYSYLKSKILSALKESHPYQEIAYFLDDIQNDSQAGSGVIGELQKPMSLNNFLSHVKQKMNTSVIRYNNNKRSAQNIKKVAVCGGSGRFLLEDAIRSEADVFITSDFKYHDFFDTNNQIIVFDIGHYESEFYTQQLIFSIIKEKFSKLALHLTDICTNPILYY from the coding sequence ATGAAATTATTTGAAATATCAAATTATTTAGACACGAGGGTTCCATTAGCACTACAAGAAGAATATGATAATTGTGGTTTGTTAATTGGAGATAAAAATAAAGAAATTAATTCAGTTTTGATTTCTTTGGATTGCACAGAGGAACTAGTCGATGAAGCAATTAATAATAATCACAATTTAATTGTAAGTCACCATCCTTTAATATTTAGTGGTGTGAAAAAAATTATTGGCTCAAATAATGTTGAAAAAATAATTGCAAAGGCCATAAAATATGATATTGCAATTTATGCTATGCATACTAACCTAGATAATATTCATGGAGGTGTTTCTTTTCAAATTGCTGAAAAAATTAATTTAATTAATAGCAAAATACTCAAGCCTAAGTCCAATATTATAACCAAGATAACTGTATATTGCCCAACTACTCATACTGAGCAAGTTAAAAATGCATTATTTGATAGTGGTGCTGGGACAATCAGTGAATTTTACGATAGATGTGCTTTCGTTTCAAATGGTCAAGGTTTTTTTAGACCCTTAGAAGGGGCTAGTCCATTTTCTGGAAATATAGGAAAAGACTCATCATCTAAAGAGGATAAAATAGAAATGATTTTTTATTCTTATTTGAAATCAAAAATTCTATCTGCTTTAAAAGAATCACACCCATACCAAGAAATTGCTTATTTTTTAGATGATATCCAAAACGATTCTCAAGCAGGATCCGGTGTAATAGGTGAGTTGCAAAAGCCAATGTCATTAAATAATTTTCTATCCCATGTTAAACAAAAAATGAATACTTCTGTAATTCGATATAATAATAATAAAAGGTCTGCTCAAAATATTAAAAAAGTTGCTGTTTGCGGAGGTTCTGGTAGATTTTTATTAGAGGATGCAATTAGAAGTGAAGCTGATGTTTTCATTACTTCTGACTTTAAGTATCACGATTTTTTTGATACAAATAATCAAATTATTGTATTTGATATAGGCCATTATGAAAGTGAATTTTACACTCAGCAGTTAATTTTTAGTATAATTAAAGAAAAATTTTCTAAATTAGCGCTCCATTTAACAGACATATGTACTAATCCAATTTTATATTATTAA
- the lpxK gene encoding tetraacyldisaccharide 4'-kinase produces the protein MTLIKFLLIPIQLIYYLIVRFRNLLFDLNVISEYKASTLVISIGNLKVGGTGKTPHVEYLIKVLKNYKIAVLSRGYKRKTKGFLLANNKINSALQIGDENCQLYNKFNDILIACDSDRVQGVKKLLKIDPKIETIILDDGYQHRSLKRDMNILLTEFNDLFTNDSLLPRGKLREPIFEKKRANIIIVTKCPHDISKQQQKYIKEKIHLDFNQKIYFSYISKYHFLNMQNSKIGNLNKKLNHLLVTGIENPRTLLSFLEKEKISYNHIKFNDHHNFSQSDINKIIQLGKSKKYAKELLFTEKDFYRLLKTDKQKLEKHFTLICIQIEIDFIDVDKSNFNHQLCNFVESKII, from the coding sequence ATGACTTTGATTAAATTCCTATTAATACCCATTCAATTGATATATTATTTGATTGTGAGATTTCGTAATCTATTGTTTGATTTAAATGTAATCAGTGAATACAAAGCATCTACGTTAGTAATTTCAATTGGGAATTTAAAAGTGGGTGGAACTGGTAAAACACCTCATGTTGAGTACCTAATAAAAGTATTGAAAAACTATAAGATAGCTGTCCTAAGTAGAGGATATAAAAGGAAAACAAAAGGATTTTTATTAGCAAACAATAAAATAAATAGTGCGCTTCAAATTGGAGATGAAAACTGTCAACTATATAACAAATTCAATGATATATTAATCGCTTGCGATTCTGACAGAGTTCAAGGTGTTAAAAAATTATTAAAAATTGATCCGAAAATTGAGACTATAATATTGGATGATGGATATCAGCACAGATCATTAAAGAGAGATATGAATATTCTACTTACTGAATTTAATGATTTATTTACCAATGACTCATTATTACCTAGAGGGAAATTAAGAGAACCTATATTTGAAAAGAAAAGAGCAAATATCATTATTGTTACTAAGTGTCCACATGATATTTCTAAACAACAACAAAAATATATAAAAGAAAAAATCCATTTAGATTTTAATCAGAAAATTTATTTCTCTTATATAAGTAAATATCATTTTTTAAATATGCAAAATTCTAAAATTGGTAACTTAAATAAAAAACTAAATCATTTATTAGTAACAGGAATAGAAAACCCAAGGACATTATTAAGTTTCCTTGAAAAGGAGAAAATCTCGTATAATCATATAAAATTTAATGATCATCATAATTTTAGTCAATCAGATATTAATAAAATCATACAACTTGGTAAATCAAAAAAATATGCAAAAGAACTGTTATTTACTGAAAAAGACTTCTATCGTCTATTAAAAACAGATAAACAAAAATTAGAAAAACACTTTACATTAATATGTATTCAAATAGAAATTGATTTTATTGATGTAGATAAATCTAATTTTAATCATCAATTATGTAACTTTGTAGAATCTAAAATCATTTAA
- a CDS encoding choice-of-anchor B family protein, whose translation MEKNYLLFTFLLISLVFMGQQNSLELLYQWTDDGTVLNVEDDPGDNWVGNIYNEIWGFVQNDHEFAVIGSTQGTHIFDVTDPENSYLVASVNGGSTSSQVVHRDFHTYNGYLYAVADEMNSSTLQIMDISNLPSEISVVYDTNDIITRSHNIFIDEENAIMYVCGGRVMEESNELSLFSLEEPQNPTFLKKFDDVGYVHDIYVKDHIGYLNAGNNGLHIVDFSDFNNPQILGSLTDYPYAGYNHSGWLTEDGNTYVFADENHGYKMKICDVSNPSDINVITTILSDVTSTSIAHNLIIKDNLLFXSHYYDGLWIWDISDPSNPTYVAXYDTYPLEDGDSYKGAWGVYPLLPSGNILVSDMQYGLFVFAPPSLNTQLDEINNSMVYPNPCTKHVTVNTVSQNLKTIELYDMYGKIILSKESDKTTIPISLSDAFPKGIYVLKINDNINIDKHRIIKY comes from the coding sequence ATGGAAAAAAATTATTTACTCTTTACCTTCTTACTAATCAGTCTTGTGTTCATGGGCCAACAAAATAGCTTAGAATTACTATATCAATGGACTGATGATGGAACTGTTCTGAATGTTGAAGATGATCCAGGAGACAACTGGGTTGGAAACATTTATAATGAAATCTGGGGATTTGTTCAAAATGATCACGAATTTGCAGTAATTGGTTCAACACAAGGAACACATATTTTTGATGTTACAGATCCAGAAAATAGTTATCTAGTAGCATCTGTAAATGGTGGCTCAACAAGTTCACAGGTTGTTCATAGAGATTTTCACACTTATAATGGCTATTTATATGCAGTTGCTGATGAAATGAACTCGAGCACATTACAAATTATGGATATAAGTAATTTACCAAGTGAAATTAGTGTAGTTTATGATACAAATGATATAATTACACGATCACACAATATTTTTATAGATGAAGAAAATGCTATAATGTACGTTTGTGGTGGAAGAGTTATGGAGGAATCGAATGAACTTTCCCTTTTTTCATTAGAAGAACCTCAAAATCCTACTTTTTTAAAAAAATTTGATGATGTTGGCTATGTACACGACATCTATGTTAAAGACCATATAGGATATTTAAATGCAGGAAACAATGGACTACATATAGTAGATTTTTCAGATTTTAACAACCCTCAAATACTAGGATCTTTAACAGATTATCCATACGCTGGGTATAATCACTCTGGATGGCTAACAGAAGATGGCAACACATATGTTTTTGCAGATGAAAATCATGGTTATAAAATGAAAATATGTGATGTTTCTAACCCTTCTGACATCAATGTCATTACAACTATTTTAAGTGATGTAACATCTACTTCCATAGCTCATAATTTAATTATTAAAGACAACTTACTGTTTGNATCTCATTACTATGATGGATTGTGGATATGGGATATTTCAGATCCATCAAATCCAACATATGTAGCAAGNTATGACACATATCCTCTTGAGGATGGAGATAGTTACAAAGGAGCATGGGGAGTTTACCCTCTACTTCCTTCAGGAAACATACTTGTTTCAGACATGCAATATGGATTATTTGTATTTGCTCCTCCAAGCTTAAATACTCAACTTGATGAAATAAATAATTCTATGGTATACCCTAACCCATGCACTAAGCATGTAACTGTTAATACAGTATCTCAAAATCTAAAAACAATAGAACTATATGACATGTATGGGAAAATAATTTTATCAAAAGAAAGTGATAAAACTACAATACCAATTTCATTAAGTGATGCTTTTCCTAAAGGCATTTATGTTCTGAAAATTAATGATAATATAAATATTGATAAACACAGAATCATTAAATATTGA